The DNA sequence TTTCTCTTTACCTTTCGCTATTCCCAGCGTGATTCCTTGTTGGGAAAACTATGATTAGACTTGCTTGCTTTTTGTTGCAAGCTCCCGTGATTAATCATTTCGAGCTATTTAGTTCAACActgttaagatataaataataaaaatctatcttttttatcaacttaaatttttgaaataaataataattttacacgATATCAAAGTAGAGATCTTGAGTTCGAACATTGACTTTacactctatctcatttaattaaacattCCATGTACTGGGTCATCTATTGATGAAGAGTTTGACTTACATGTAAGATAGAGtgataagatataaaataaataataaaaatttacattttcatATCCgcttaaatttttagaataaatggtgattttacaaacacaactataaaatatcaataaattataaatgacatttgtttaaaatttgtcaattcagaaaataaaaaataaaaaactttaaaattcaaataagagAGGTTGAGCCTCAATTAAAAGAATGTATTGGTTAAAAGAATGATGGTCTTGCTCTAAGCATGACATTGAGAGGTTAAAAGAATGTCTGAGAAATAGGTGACAACTATATTTTCCTTGTGGCGTGTTTGgatctcttattttttaggaaacaaaaaacagaacaagagaataaacaaacaaacaaacaaacaaacaaattagcAAAACATTTTCCTTGAGACATGGAGAGCCATCACTACTTCCGCCACTGATAAAGATGCTATCAATATCATTATCTCCATCCAATCATCAATATCTGTATTATTCGTTGCTAATTACACTTgtagttctttggaaaataaaaccaaaatagtTGTATCCATGCATTACTCACCCTCTGATCAAATGAATGACTCTTTCGTGAAATCATgtcctttcatttcctttttagcATTGATAATATCCAAGGTCATTTGCATTAGCTCTCCATCTCCATATTCATGTATTGGTTATCTGGAATGGATTAAAATCCAATATCCTAgagttaatttgaaaataaatattatctcactccattaaaattaaaaaaataataataaaataaaaaatctttccGGTTGAGATTCCCTATTATGAGAGTGTTTTTCACTTGTGAGATGGGTCGATGTagggtgaaaaaagaaaaacaaggaaAGAGTAACATGGGCAAATGAATGCGTTTACTGTAATGAAAATTCAAGGAATTGTGTCCAATTCGGCATCATTATCGACAATGTACAGTAAATTAAAGGAACAAAGCTCGATTagaccaaaaggaaaaaagaaaaagaaaaagaaattactcCGTCTTAACAGGCttttttatgcttaattttcCAATCAAGACCCTACCAAAGTCTCAAACCAAACATTTTCTGTAGCAAATATCAAAGTGATTTCTTTTTGCACTTTGAgcaatcatattaatatatatgtcaatACCTATTGTCCTATTGTTCAAGTCCTTTCAGTCCTATTTCCCCAAAAGTTTCTCACTTTCCTTTGCTTTAATCCTTTTCCCATAATCTTTTTGTAGACAATTTAGAGGGTCTGTTTTAGTGATGATGTTGATTAGGTATATTCTTTTCTGACTGGTAAATGATAGGTATTCTTATACCTAAGTTGTTTGTCCATGTTTGAATCTACACTACTTAGTTAATTGAACAAGTGCGTTCAAGTGATTTCTCCTTCCtgtacttaaaaaataaaagagattccaaaaaatacataaataatttcggattaagattgtgtttgggtagtgagatattttatgaataataatgaaaaagtaatgaatgaatattgaatagtagtgaaaagtaataataaaataataaatagtagtgagatatacTTGAGAATACCTCGGTAcccaaatattataaattcactACAGAAGTCCGAAGGATGCCTATGAATTTATAAACCACCAACCAATTCTATACTTAGTAGATGTGGGACCGTAACATCAAACTAGACCTAAGACTGCCCCCAAAGAgccaatatttaaaaaaaacaaaaacaaaaaggaatcgTGAACAAAAtgtccttattttttttttcagtcggTGGTTGCAtggaaaaatacatacaaaccatagaaaaagaaaactaaaaagactgctaattttttcttcttttttctaaatatattaagAACCATGTGTTGGAGGGTGGATAAGTCGGGCGATTAGTCCAAATTCGTATTCTGGTGCCAAGTCCTTATTAAAGACGTGGAGGCTATGTTCCAATCTGTCCTcttgtttattttctctctttttttaaatacaataaaaaaatgttttttttgtcGCTCTCCTAGCTAGAGCTAGCTTGATGATGCGCTCCttctttctaaaaataatacaattcatGGTCGCCCCCATCAAGCATAAGTACgccttttctttgtaatttagTATCCATGCAGTGGATGCATGAATTTTGCTTTGGCCTCTTATTATTGCAAAAAGGCATGTCCTTTTTGAGCATTAGATCCACCCCTTTTCATCGTATTAATGCATATCCTTATCTTAATGGATTAGGACGTTTATGGAGCATCTAATCCAAGATGACTCTTACTAAACCACGAATTAGAATTATATATGTAATGGGGTCATGATCATGGAGGTGATGATGGTGACTATACCTTATTGAATTATTTTGCTaattgaatgattttatttattatgctTATAATCGGGTGGTTACAACTTACAGGCTTAATAATCTGATGTTTACTGAAAATGACAACAAAAAATGAGAAGCATATGCACTTTCCCAACCTGAcgataatttattatatacgTGATGTGGTTGTAGACCTAGTGTTTGCTTAATTGCCGCAAAAAGACTTGAAGCATTATGATTTGGTAAATGATGATTGTTTTGGACGTGTTTTATCGTCACCGCCTcacgatcacctgcaaccaaagaatAAAACAGTTTGGGAGTTCGAGGGAACACCTCCGATACAACATAGAGTAGCATTTcataaaaagattgaaaatttttgtgCCCCGAATCCCCTTTTAAAATAGCATTACTTTTGAACGAGTTTTAGAGCTATTGAGAAAGCGTAAAATATGTCTTAGGGAGACGGTACAACTActgggagaagaagaaagaaaaatgggatgGTAGATGAATGTGGTACGTAGTACTCACAGGCACTGCAAATTACGAAAACTACAGAGCTTCCCTGACATGAAGAAGGTAGGTGTTGAGGGTTTTTCAATCATGCAATTTGTTTTGTGATGACAGGagtagaagagaaaaataaagcaaaaacaaCGAACCAGGAAAGGAAGGTGTTGTGCATTTTCAATCACGTAATTTCATCATAATGCTAGCGCCGACAAAAAGAACAATAATTGTGACAAGAACGAACGTCCGCAGTACTCCATGGATGATTGACAAGCCAATTAGACCAAGTCAATGCTGCTAATGGCATTATTTTCGAGCATTTCACGTTATTTTGCTTAAAAATGATGATGAGGACAGGAAAACCGAAAATTAgacaatttaaattattttaattttatttcaaatcaaGAACTTCCCAAAAGAATATAGATAAAAAAGGCTTAATACAAgctttttatagagttttggaaTCACTCAAAAGTCCGAGCAATAATTGGATACTACCGAATGGGTCAGGCAAGCCCCCCAACGGAACGGGCTTTTCCTCCGAAAATTTACTAAGGTTCGGGCGTCAACGCTGAACGGGTTTTTGCTATCCTGCTCCGATTATAGAACTTACGTTTACAAAAAGAGGACTGCTATTGGGCTATTGAAACGCTCGGATACGCTTTTTACATGATATTATTATGTAATGCAGTGTAATTTAttgaaaacacataaaaaaaaagaaatattcaaatcaaaagcacgattaaaaatacaaaaagaaaaaaaaaagattatatttcctctaatctttttttgtttgtgtttttaattttttataataaattacgTGATGTCACATCAAGAGGATCGTCTGAACGGTAAGTTTTAGATAGTTAAGTAGTATTATTctttagataaatattataaaaaaatcttacaccacacacacTTACCTAATTgacatgtgatttgttattttaattttatttagacaTATATGTTTAAGCATtatgataaaatgataaaaatggtAAATGACATGTTGAATAGCTGAATGTGTGTGATGTAAACTTCCTTTCAAAATTTCTATgttgttaataaaaatatatcataccGAACTCATCCTTGGATGCTACAAATATATGGGCCTTGTGTTGCGGAACGAACTTTCTGTTCTTTTACCCCTTGTAACTTGTTGTATCACACGTAACTTTGTTGTagggtttattaaaaaaaataaaaatatcaatattttttcaataatgttACGTACAGTACGCATCACATAATCAtttcgaaaaaaaataaaatttattattaaaaaattaattttttttttcatgtgaattatatttattcacttttttttcgAAAGGACTGTACAGCACTTATACATTTCataattgcaaatatcatttctctaatttgtATACACTTTTATAATGTAttgattgcataaaaaaaaaaacaagtatataattagattttttttattaaaaaagatattcTCGTAGATAAAAGCAATGGCCAGAGGGACGGACATTCTTCTACAAGCAATATAGGATCAGTCGATTAGAATTTAGAGGGCAAAATCACAGAATCCTTCAGATGCCGTAAAAATAAAGCTTCAGAATTCCATTATTTCACATTATTTCTACAAGGGTACTTTGTTTGGCTCCAGccccaaccaaccaaccaatgAAGATACGAACAACAAAGCAATGAAGATACGAACAATTCATATAAAACGAATACAAGCCCCGCCCGCTCCATGCATGTgccaagaaagaaggaaaataaacgagagaaaaaaaaaaactgaactaGCGTTCTCATAGACATGCTAATCTCTCTACAATTGTAGGAATATTTCCGCTTACAAATTACACCGAGTGGACGCTAATTAAAATGCTATAGCTGCTTTAGCATCTATTACAAGGGTACTTTGTTTGGCTCCAGCCCCGGCAAAAACATTGGTTCTTGTAGATTTGGATTGATTGGAAACAGATTGCACTGACCATGCTGTGCCATCAATTGATCCAGAAGCACCAGAGCTACCATGGCTTCTACCATCGGCACAGCTGCATCACCATCACCATccccaaccaaccaaccaaacaAACTTTGTAAGGGAACATTTCCTCCCAAATAAATCCATGATTAAACAAATCAACAAAAGATATGAATTAAGGATATGATATGCTTCTTaatataatgttttattataGACGATGGATAGCATGCTACATTAAGGTTCTCGAAGAGTTGGACTATCTAGGTCAGATCCCATGctagttagattttttttttaagggtaaGATAAACATACAAAAAGTAGATCTTGAAACCACAACCTCACCCTGCATCCCCTCTTATGAGAGGTTCTAATTGAACTAGAGCTCACTGCAAATTTCCAGTACTTGTGGACATGGATTGATGGAAAACAAATCACATTCTTAGATTCCACCATCAATCTATCCACAACTACCAGGGCTACCAATGTCTTCTACACTGGTACAACCATCCTGCTGCATCACCATCCCAACCAAACACACAACAAACTTGTTTTTGATAAATCCtctatttattgatataaaaaaatggtgaaaacatAGTGCGGAGTatagaagagaaaaaacttGAAGAGAATTTTCATCATAGTAAATTTATAGGAACACATCAAAAATAATGGAACAACCTCTGAAAGGAAGTTTATTATTTTGCACATCTTACACTTTGAGATATTGATGATAATGTCACAGttttcaaatactcaagttttaggcttttttcttttatatatttacatacatacatacatacatatacatatatatattatatatatataatcttcccTCATggactcaaaccattttataaatgattatttttgcaTGTCAtcaatttaagaaaaaagaaagaaaagagaagagatCCTAATCAGTTGATATGGTGAGTTCTAATCATCAACTGTAAGAATCTTAATTTGAAAGATTGGCCAAGGTGATGAATAAAATTCGACCTACAAACCAGAGTAATACCTCGTGGGACAACACAAGGATCATGACAACCACGAGCTATTAGTTCCATCTCTTTTTTGTCTCTAGCCACTGTATGCTTCTTCTTCTGCACagtcgtcacaaaaaatatcaatcgAAACCATTAATCTAAAGAAAGGATAATATGAAATGCTAGGCAAGATGTAAGTATTCAAAAAGTAGCATTTTCATGCCAGGACAGCTTACTCCAATGGTAGCTGTCGGCTTGAAAGCTATTCTCATGCTTATGATTTCCCCATTTGATATTCCTCCCTGCTCGTCAACATAGGCCATCTTAGTGAACCATTCTTTCTCGatggggagggagagagagagagagattaacaAGTCATCCACAGCAAGTGAAGACAAAATTCAATCACATAACAAATACCTGAATCCCACCAGAGCGGTTTGTTCTTGTCCGGATTCTTCCATGCTCGTCAGTGAAGAACTCATCATTATGTTCGCTCCCAGTTAAAAAGGTCTAGAAAGATTTCACAGATAAAGTATTAGAACACACTCGAGACAAATTATAGCCTTTCATGTGCGATGTAAATTAATCAACCTGCAAAGCCACTGCCAATTTCAAAGCCCTTGGTTGCAGGTAATGACATAACAGCTTTAGCAAGCTGAGCTTCAAGTTTGTCAAAAACTGGAGAACCAAGGCCCTGACACAAAATAATGTAATTGATACCTTCAGTTAGAGattgcaaaatatgaaagatattacagaaaaaaattatttgaacaaGTTTTCAGTGCTAAGGTCAAGAAAATGTCCTCTAAATTTCACACGTGGAGGtgcaacaaacacattttgggTTCTTACACGCGGGCAACTCCTCACAATGCAAGTGACAACAACACCAATAGAATTCCCCCTCACACGGACAGCATCTATAGCATCAATCATCTTGTCAGCATATTCCGTATCTGGGCATCTAACAATATTACTCTCGATCTGGTAACATTTTATTAAGAGAAGAATCAGGCAAAAGTGTACACTCAGAATTGAAGGCAATGCATCCAAAACTCGTCAATCTCTAAAACTAAAGCAagtcaggaaaaaaaaaaaaaaaactttagtaCATAATAATCAAAATGAATTTAGGTTGAAGAGAGTGACGGAGTGAGGGACAAAGAGAATTCATGTCTAGGGTGCTTGCATGGGTGAACCCTTAATGCATTTAggtcataattttaaaaagtactttttttgtgtgtgttagGACAGGAAACAGCCTGATATACCTAATGTGTTTATACCATTACAAGCCATCTATGTAATAAACACTGTCATAGTGTTGGCGTTATTCATGTCAAAACTAGTTCACTTTAAGGTTAAGTGGATCCACTGAGAAAATAAACTATTACAGAAATTTTACATGTAAAAAACTAGCATTTCCATCAACAGCGATAAGTCAACTCTAAGACAGCGTGGAGCATGAAGGAAAATGTTATTGACATACAATTCATGAAACAGAAGCTAACTTTTGGCAACAAAAACGTTTTTATCTCAAATCAGAGCAAAGCAATACCACCATGCCACAtgagaaaaaatggaaattgAGGAGCAGCAAACAACCATGATTAGGGTATAAAATGAGCTTTATCACTTTTTTGTTATACAAAGAAATACGAATTTTTATTTAGTGCATGGCAATAGTCCTATTGGTCTGCTATTTTGTCACATCACAACATTATGAGATTAAAACTAGCACCAGTTACTTTACCTGATCAAGTGTCAGGGTGTCATGATCAATTACATCCTCTGGAAGTACAACCTTATGAACTTGAGAGACATAAGCAAGAATCTGAAgatcaacaaaaaaaagtttagaaaaagaaagataaagtgTCGCAAACTACAATCAGCAATATGGTTgcagcatataatatatttatggatGCACTTTTCCGATGATATATTGAAACAATGTTGACTGAAGAGGTCTCAAACCTTTTACCACCCAAATAATAGAAAGTTAGCCAAGGAAAATTAAGAGCCAGCAGTTTAATTAATTGTTCAGTAACATGTAAGTGGGACCTTGCAGTTGCCAATGTCAGCATCAGGTCTAAATCAAACTTCTGTCCGCGAGcggcatttttaatttttttaacaagtaatcaaagatattaaaaaCCAAATAAGCATAGCCTAGGTACTCAGGAAATACACAAAAGGAATGCCTAACTAGAAATAGGAGGCATTTTCAATTTGATGAGGGGAATCAACTTCACTCCGCTAAGCCTTAATTCCAACTAATTTGTGGTTATATCCATGAATCCTCATTAACATAATTAGGGCTAGCCACATTTTTAAGAAGGGGAATTGAGTGCAACAGATTTATACATCTTAAAGTGACTTACCCAACAAGATTTTTCATGCACGTTTATATTGCTATACAATTcctaataaaaaaaccaaatgaaatgaacttaaaaaaatatagacagaCACACCAAGACGAGAACAAAATCGTGAGCATCGAATACAAGAGTATGCACTACTAATTGAGACCCTCATAATCACAAAGAAATGGACAACAGACAGAGTTTGAACCTGCAACTCAAAACCACAAACGCACCTCAGTTCCAGCGAGGCTCTTTAGGATTTTCTTGGCAACAGCCCCAGCAGCAACTCTCCCAATAGTTTCTCTTGCTGAAGATCTACCACCACCCTTCAATTATAGGTTGAACCAATATGTTTAAATTTCCAAAATGCAAACACTCCTATCAAACTTAAACTCCAAGGGGAAAATATGTTACCTGCACCGCTCTGACACCATACTTCATGTCATAAGTCGCATCTGCATGAGAAGGCCTATAGGCTATTGACATTTCGCTATAATCCTGAAACAATATCATTTGAGATATTATGAGAACCACAAAAGCTGCAAAACAGTTCCAAATGACATCAATTTGCTCAAGAATCAGTGTGTCCATATACTGAATGGGTAAGAAATCAATTCATACCATCCTACACTACAAAAATTTGCTAGGCAAGAAATCATAGCATCCTAAATAACTAGCCAGTATACATCTCCACAACCTTTGAATGGAGTTTACCAAAATTTAGCACATTTAAGAACCTCCAAGAAGCTGAAAATATTCCATTGTGTTTACCCTCGAATAAAATAACGATAGCATCCGAAAATGAATCATCACAGAAGCCATgattataaacaattaataaTACTATGTCAACTGCAATTATTCAATGGGAAAATTCATTCCAAATGCAATATAAGAAGCACTTGAAGGATTGTCTCCATGAGATATCCACATGCACCCCGTGACCTAAAGAGCCCTTAACAGGTGCCCAATTATTTGGAATTAGCTGAGTATAGAATacatgaagaaaacaaagaccTAAGAATGGTCTGTCCATTAACCCTCCATACTCACTGTTTATACTCATTAACATTTCCTCTTCAAACATATTGTAATATAAGCACACATAAAAGTAAATACTCACATGTCCTCTTTGATCAGTATTGGGTACAAGTACAGTAATTGGTGTTCCAGTAGTCACTCCTGCATTTAAcaatttttcttctcaatctgaACACCACAAATGAATAAGTTATTCGATGGCAATGAAAAGAAAGATCTTAACCTTCGGAAACGCCCCAAAGTATTTGGCACGTATCAGTCTCCTTCCTCGGTGTGGTAATTCGACTCTGACCTGGCCTCCTAGACATGGCAACTCCAACAGATTAATCCTCAAAACATTTATTGCCAAGCAAAAATCAGTATCCCAGTATTTCTGTTTCGAACTCTACAAGCTTTAGCACGATATGAAGACAAATCAATAGTCATATCACTCATACACGCATGCTACCATGTAAGTTAAGAACCAAATGTTCATCAGTAATGAATTTGTCGAATAGTTCCATATCATCTAATACCTTCTGTCAAGTTCGAATTGCATATCAGCTTCGGAGAGGCGGAGTCGAGGAGGGCATCCATCAATGACACAACCAACGCCACCCCCAAGAGATTCTCCAAAAGTTGTTACCCGAAAATAATTCCCATGCGTACTCCCAGCAGTCTGGATCTCTGTGATTTAGCATTAATCATATCAGAATCCAAAGATCCAACTTATTAGTCTAATCCATCAATcccataactctctctctctctctctctctctctctggttcaATCATCAATCAAAGTTATGAAGTTAAATTCCATTTAAAAGCAAATTGAAGTGGACGAAATTCACGCTGAAGGATGAGTCGAAGAAAAAATAGCTTATAATGAACAGTAAACTCGACATCCGATAAAATTTCAGAagatatattgaaaaatagcaataaattatttataaacaaaaagaatGGCGAATATGGGTCAATTGCATGTAAAAatagagaggggagagagacagagagactgACGGAGCTTCTTGGGAGTAGTGGTAGGGATGGAAATATGTAGGGATGAACGAAGAAGATGTGAGTGGAGGTAACGGAGTCCAGAGAAGGCATCGGTTCGGGAGGCGCTGAGAAATGGCTTCGttgagagagaggaggaagcCATCATCCACCGTATCTCACTACAACGAAGTGAAGTgaacagagagagagtgtgagagaaGGGTGGTAGTTGAATTTGGtgggcttttttctttttttttttaacaaagtcGTTTATACTTCATAGAACTCTGATATATCATCATCTGCATGTGAGAAGAATAACAAACAAACAGCTGGCGTGCAATCCAGCACAATACCGTAGAGACCTGCTGTTTGTTATTCTCTACTGTTATTTGTAACAACTTAGATGCTTTTCAGATTCTTTTtcattgtgtatatatacatagctCTACAAATGGAATATTACAATAGAAAGAATTCATTCTGTTATGCCTTGTGTACTGCCATACCACTCTGTTAACATGGTATCCAGAGCCAGCGACTAACTGTCTCTGCTTAATGGCTGAACTTTCTTTTCCTCCCACTCCCTCCTCTTCCATTACCTCATCCTTTTCCCATATTGTCACCACGAAACTCACTACTGAAAATTATCTTTTATGGAAAGTTCAGACCACTGCATATCTTCGTGGTCAGGATCTCTTCTCCTTCGTTGATGGATCTTCCCCCAGTCCTCCTGAATTTATTTCTCCTTCCAATAA is a window from the Juglans regia cultivar Chandler chromosome 7, Walnut 2.0, whole genome shotgun sequence genome containing:
- the LOC108997161 gene encoding chorismate synthase, chloroplastic-like translates to MMASSSLSTKPFLSASRTDAFSGLRYLHSHLLRSSLHISIPTTTPKKLQIQTAGSTHGNYFRVTTFGESLGGGVGCVIDGCPPRLRLSEADMQFELDRRRPGQSRITTPRKETDTCQILWGVSEGVTTGTPITVLVPNTDQRGHDYSEMSIAYRPSHADATYDMKYGVRAVQGGGRSSARETIGRVAAGAVAKKILKSLAGTEILAYVSQVHKVVLPEDVIDHDTLTLDQIESNIVRCPDTEYADKMIDAIDAVRVRGNSIGVVVTCIVRSCPRGLGSPVFDKLEAQLAKAVMSLPATKGFEIGSGFAGCFLTGSEHNDEFFTDEHGRIRTRTNRSGGIQGGISNGEIISMRIAFKPTATIGKKKHTVARDKKEMELIARGCHDPCVVPRAVPMVEAMVALVLLDQLMAQHGQCNLFPINPNLQEPMFLPGLEPNKVPL